The sequence attgttttCTAAAGAATAATTGACCATTATTTAAATActatatagaaatttaattgACTTTTATTAATTGGATCACTTTTCCATACTAGATTTTTAatactaaataataaaaataaaaaggcttcAAATTAATATTGGTGTATATAATTTGCTGATCATATCTCTACGTAGTCAATAATAAGAATAAGCTAGATAATCCATTAgatcattaatttatatatatatatatatatatgcttggtTAATTTCTCCCTTGAGCCACactgtaaatatatattatattattatataattttgatgaaGTTAAGATATTCTGACTTTAAGAGGATTTGGAGTACGTGCATATTCAAAAGTAGTTAGGAGTATAATTTAGATTATAAGCTATATCACATGCAAGTCACCATATATGGATAAGCATGCATCcggattttaataaaattaggatatCATGGTGCATaaatgattatattattatatggaCTCTGTTTATTGCTTCTCTctaggatttattttattgcaCCGTATACCTTATTGTTGAATaaagtgataaaaaaattaggctctattacaaataatttttaaaaaggcaaaagtaattttttaatttgaaagctGATTGTGAGAATGTTCGATAATTTTCAAATAGTTTATCAGGACTTTGAAGGTACTTTTAATCAAAAGTAATGAAAGGCATGTTTAGAAGTATTCGAATGTTTATAAGTGCTCTTGAGTTAAAATATGTGCTCaaagattaaaacaaaaaaaaaaaaaaaaaacaaaaaaacacttgATTACATATTTGGCAAAATATTAAGAAATgctttttgtattaaaaaaataataatttagataCTTCTAAGAGGAGTGTCCAAGTGGATGTTTTTACAAATAAGTGCTTTtggatgtaaaaaataaataaataaataaacatcaaatgcattaattaaaatataaaaataccaaatataaatgtaaaaatatctttttttattttgtatagcCAAGCATTTTACTACTCATTTTATGAAACACTTATGAACAAGAGTTTTACgtaaaataaatgttataaaaaataaatgttatgaaaaaaatactttCAAACACATCCAAAATGTGGTTTCTTTCttcaaaaatacatttgaagaagcagggagggaaaaaaaaagagaaggaaaaaaggcaAACCATATGTCAAGTGGACTTCAAtctattgttgtttatttttttgaaatgacAAATGATAGACAATATATTCTTGTGATCAAACGTATACTCAATGTATATTGCTATATTTCATGAACTTGcaacataaattaatatatatatatatatgtgtgtgtgtgtgtgtgtgtgtgtgtgtgttatatatacatatatgtgtgtttgtgtgtttaGATTAActtttcatattatataattttttactcTTATTTTGATAACTAATGCATtcgttgtttttgtttttgtttttgtttttttttttttttttggcgaatATAATTAATGCAGTCTTAAAACACTTCAACTTGCCCTTAAAGTATGAACTTTCTTTCTATTGATTATTACTTTTTGGTGCTACTTGAAAAAAGGGATAATactgcaacaaaaataaaatttagcatGGTATTATCTCTAATAAACTAGATTCAATGTATGTTAAAAAACCAAAGTTTAAACCACTGAAGGTATTTATGTAAGTATCGCAATTATTTAAAAGCATATAAAACATATTTGAATAGACGAtgtcaaacaaattaaaataagaagGTAAAAGCAAGAAGAACAAGTTAATGAGCTTTGGAGAGCAGAGAATTGGAACGTTAATCGGCTTTGTGATTGGGATGAATCCTCCGCAACTAAATACATATATGCAGTAATTCAAAGAAATTCTTCTAACCCTATAATGTAGGCAGGAATCTAGCACTATCCCTGTTTCTGTAGACCAAAAGTACTGGGACAAaagatgacaaaaaaaaaaataataataataataacgttaTTACAACTTTAATACGtcattttttagaaataaaaatttctttctaatttaatattatctaaagaattattatttgtaaattgtaATTTATCCGGATGTACACGCATCTACCATACGGGGAACACATAGATATGCATTGGTGAATTGTAAAGACATGCATATGTAAGTGATTGATCTCCATTATCAAAATGTATAGGATATAGCATATTGATTAGCATAGGCATgcagaaaatattataaactaaaaGCCTGATCACAAGCTATATATATACGATTTAAACCCAGGCAGGAAATTAATTCCatattaatttttggaattacttgcaacaaaacaaattgaaacaAAAGTGCAAACACCACAGGAGTTGCCTGAATCTCCTAATTAGAGCTATACACATGCACACACAAAAGCcctaaaaaggtaaaaatatttacctCTTTCATACGTTTTatgctatatacatatatatatatatatatatatattggaggtAAAATTTATGAGCATTCTAACTTCAAACTTGTCACATGATATCATTACCTTAAATACCATCTTTCTTATAGAGAATTTGCACAATTTACTTTCCTCAACTCACCaatcaataattttaatattttcaatcaattatgaAATCTTTTGTTATTAGTGCAAATATGATGATTGACActattaattttagtttatcAAAAATTTAGATGCCAAATTTGATAATCCGAAGTTGAAAGGCTCATGTTAACTATTGACTACCaaatctaatttgatttttcagttAATTGGACTTTAAAAGTTTTatcttataattatttaaataaattgcatttttacatttgaaatttttaaatttaaaaatattgcaGTTTAGACTTTCAAATTACACTAGATGCAAGCATGTAGTTGCGGAATTGGAGTTctgcttaattttttatttatgtagttCGTGTGATTCTTTTTTCATTGTACTTTCCATTTTGTGGGTAGAAATTTAAAGAAAGTTGATAATcgaatagccaaaaaaaaaaaggccgagATGATAATCTTCCGCTACATTCTTttctctaatttaaaaaaaaaatcgttgatccaattgattttttaaaatttttttttttttaaccaaaggtggttgaattttatatttgtccACTTTAAACTATCTAATTTCAGTTCTAATTTATACTTACTGTTTGCCAAAATTTGAATTGAAGTAGAACGCAACAAATTAATTGAAACTTGAAGGCATGATTGTAATTTATAGATGAACAtatgtaatttatattatttagaaTTGCATAGTGCAAACCACCACAGCCAAAGGCAATTAAAAACTCTGTGTTTCTGCAATGTTTTAGCAACAAAGATGGTGGATTGGAGAAAGAGAGTGGTTACTTCAAAGTGAGGGAAGGTTTGGTTGTATATGGGTTTGACTTTTGTGAATCCTAAGAAAACTGCTTGGGGAGGGCATTGCGACCCCTAACTCCCAAAACGTCGAGACAAAAAACAGGAGGGAAGCCGGGTTGACTGTCAGAGTGGTTTAGGTTAAGGCCCAGAGTGGGCGCAGGTTAAAGACCAAATCTCGGTTGgtttcttttaacaaaagtcAACGCTCTTCTGGTTTTTGTGGGGCACAATGGCCTATGATTGGAAGACACGTGGTAAAATGAATGTCCCTTTCGTCAGTTCTTCACGGGCGTAGAGATGGAGCGGTTCGAGTTGTCCACTTACATCTTGCTGTATGTATTTCTGGATCCGAGAAGTGACGGTGTAACTAACCTCATTATTTTACGGTTTTACCCTCCATCTCTACCCCCAGGTTCAGCGGTGCTGTGGGTCCcattgaaattctttttttaacGCACCTGTCTTTTCCTGCTTAGTCCACAACAATTCTTGGCGATGAAGAAAAAATGGTATAGCCCACGgtcaatgatttctttttttttttttttttttttagaaacgaaatttccaagaaaatgatatgtttggtttttaaaaatggaaacttcGTTGACTGATGAGGTCCTAGAAGAAAACGTACATATAAAGATACACAGTTTTTACAGAATTCAAACAACATTCATTAAAAAGTCCAAAAATAAAGttagaaaaaaatacaaatgagtAATTTGCTAAAGGATTGTCCATGACATTTTCCAAAGATGAATGCTTAAGGGGCCTGTTTggccataatattttaaaactgtttattgtatttaaaagatgaaaattgttctcaaaaaacaaacatatataggCATTCGGCCattgttttatgaaaataattttaaaaacaagttgCTTTataactaccaaaaaaaaaataatacagaaCAATGAAAGTTGTCTTGAATTGTTTTCGAGTACAATTTGTTAGTGTGAAGGTCCCCATCCCAACCCTGTTATTCTCGTGCTCTTTCTGTTCTAGATAATGGATATCATTTCTAAGCCTGACAAATCTTcagcaatatattttattttataggactattttttattcaatattaattttgataaccacttccaaaaagcaaaaaatgtaatgaaataggCCTGGTTTTCATATTGCACAACAATTATAAACTTTTAGATAGCAGAactataaaaaaactaaaaaaatagaaGCGTAGAGAGTCAAAAGGATTTAAAGTGTAAAGTTCAAAAGTGTATACAGTTTTAAAAGAGTATGTGTATAGAAACTCCCATTGTCTTGGCGGATGTTCtactttaaaaatttatggaCGGGCCTCCTAAAATCATCCCCTTTGAAATTTATACATTTCACTGGCAAAAAGGACATTTTCAAACTCTAAAgtcactaataaaaaaataaaaaataaaaaataaaaaaaacactctAAAATCACCCATTAAcacttttttttgttcttttggaaGGATTCACCCACTAACACTAAAAGTGATGCTTTAATTATCAGATTTTTAGTATTGTCAATATCCAAAAAGCAATCCTCTTTCCTTAATACAAAAGTGTTTTAGGTTTCTAGAACCTTTTTGCTTTAGGTTTCTAGACCTttgaaaaaaaagcaaagagcTTTAGATCCTTCAAGGCCAGCCCATCCAGAGTACGGTTGGGCTTTTCTGAAAAGTTCTAAGAGCATAAATGGCCCACTGTTAATAAAAGCCCACTTAATATGACGGACACAACCAACCACCGTAATTGTGGGCTCCATCCCAGACTGCACCCAAATCACCGACAATCCATTCCCGATGGTGGAAATGAATAAATGATCAAAGTTGGCAAAAACGTGCACTCACCATTCAAAcgcacattttttttcttttctttttttgttttttttttcccgcgcAGACACCGACTCCAAAAGTTGGCGCCGCCGTATTTGAACCGAAAACGATAAAAAAACGTGGCTCAAAGAAATGTGGGCCACGTCGGATCACACATACACGTAGATCTTACGCTCGTTCCATTATAAGAACGACACGTCGTGCCGTGCCAACTCACCCTTAGCTGTCATCTACCTGCACCACACGATCAACCCGGACCCACTGACCCGACCCATCCACGAATCTGGAAACTCCCACCGTTCTCTCTCTCATCTCTTTGCTccacatttcaatttttttaaaaaatttgaaaaaagattcaaaagatttaaatttttatataatacctTGCCCCCGCTCTTCCTAAATTCCAGAGTAGTAAGCTCAGAgttacaaaacccaaaaaataaatatataaataaataaataaaatttgcagATCTTCATCATCGAACTGTTTTGAACTTGGTAGCCGGGAAATTCCAACATTGAGATCCATCGGACGGCCGAGGATGGACGAAGAGTGCACGACGCCGAAGGGGAGAGAATGCCGGATTCCGGTGGTGTACGTGTGCCCGCCGCCTCCGAAGAAGAAAACGGCTTGCGGAACGAAAAGGGACCCACCGAAGAACGGGTATTTCCAGCCGCCTGATCTTGATGCTCTGTTCGTTATTCCTACCAGACGCCAAGCCTGCGCTTAGTAGTTATCAGTTAGCAttgcttctgtttttttttttttttcagatttatTCCTTGAATTCAAGATGTTTGAGAAAAAAAGGTATTTTGGGTTTTGGTGTATATATAGATGTAGTTTTTGggaaattgtttttattatcattaattcctttgtttttcttaatatataagcATGCATTAAttcgtttgttttttttctcaatatatAAGTATGcgtattttagtttttttttttcgtttttttttttttttttttttggggtgaaccTCTTTGCATTTTCTTTCTGTCCGCGAAACTGGCACGGCTCAATGTACGTGTCTTGTCCGGTTAAATACAGGTGTCTTTGCTATCTGGATTGTGACAAGTTGTTGTGAGAAAAAGCAAATGTTCTGTGCCAGTATTGGTTTAGGCATAAAGACAAACATTTACACTACATGATATTGCTCACTTCAGAATGCAGCAAAGCTTTCGCTTTTTCACTCGTTGAAGTCAGTttgcagcaaaaaaaaaaaaaaaaaaaaaaaaaaaaaaaagggaattcgATTCgatacaagaataaaaaaaaaatgaatctgGGTttctagataaaaaaaaaaatgcggtCAATAAGAAACGACCATTAATTTCAacgttttctttttgttttcttcttttggggCTTTTTTATATAACCCATCGATTTCATGCACTTCCAAAGCAACGTTTGAGCTCTGGTTTGACCCCAAATATGTTGAAACCAACTTAGGAAAAATGACATTAAAATCGTCTCGAAAAATCGAAAGAGAATTTTGTTGGTGAAGAAGAGAGCAGATATGGGTCTTTTTCAAACGGGGCATGGCTTTCGGATGGTCCATCACTCTCTGAAACCCAGTTGGCCAAAAGGAATTTCCACCAACGACCACCATGGCAATTGGAAATCTTATTCTAAGTCTCTCAAACGCCAAATTCACGCATAGGTTTCCAAATTTAATTTCAACGCTTTGAATTGGAAGAGAATATTTGATAGTACGGGGCCTACCGATTTATCTTTCTTAAATCGGGTCTCTCAGGATCACAAACAAGGAAGCTTAATTCCATGGAGGGTATATAAATAACATCCTTGATGAGAgtggaaatatatatttttttatttgatagcttctataaaaatcatatattttaatggtgagaaattcatatattatgcCTTAGTTTCCAAGACAAAATAGTTGGGGATGGCCCAGAGATTGCAGATGAGGGGATTTATGAACTACCTTGAGACTCCTCCATGAAGCTACCCATTATTAGTTTCTGCTTTCTAATACAACCTTTTTGGTCTAATACCCAAGgaattgtattgtattaaattctATAAGACTTGTAGCCAATAACTCTTGAATTAAAACAGTAGGGTCCAAGGATAAAGCAGTGGAATgtaacattttatttaaaaaaaagtgatgtagatgcattctaaattatctatgttttgatattttgaatgttgaatttttttttcctagcatTTTACATCTTGAATTTCAGTGTTCCTTACACTGTTGCACCCTTCTCTCCTTTTctgttaactttttaaaatgttttgttaCATAACTGATACATGGGAGAAAAAATGAAAGTGTAAAATACAATTCTGTGTTGTTTAGAATGTAAAatgcaaattttcaaataaatttttttcgcttatatctattttattttttaaaaatttaaataataatttgtagcTATCATAGatattctaaataaaaaaataaaagacccataaaaaaagtataaattctttataaaatctaaaattttatttattacatgtactttttatatatttattatttatgaaagaGGTACTTATaagattttctaatatatatttttttaataaaatttttacttttcccaataaaatacttttttaatatatgttcaaatttttaatggtctttatttatttatttatttattatttttttaggataTCTACTTtgtcaagatttttatttttatttttgaaaaagtaaatttttaatttttttaggaaacttctttaaaataaaatagtatgatttaatacattttttgtatttaaattgattttttatttcaacattTTTGCATTTTGCTTCTAAACTATATAGAATTGCATTttacatctttatttttttatctcctATGCTAACCATGTGACAAGActgttaaaaatttaataaaaaaataaatgatgtaaaatgcaaaaaaaaaaaaagaaaagaaaagaaaagaagagttTAGGATAcaaaatggtaaaatatatataatttaggatGCATTActgtcaatattttttaaaaaaatcataaattcgtTCAcgtaattatttcttttttaattgatatatccTTCGTCAATTACGTCAAATAAGATGCAATAGTATTTAAAAATTCTGCATATGACAttacttttgatatttttgtaatcaAAACAAGCTtactgtaaaataaaaaaaatattttttttttaaaaaaatatttttaaaaaaaatcagatgTTGGATTTATATGGGATatttttatttaggaaaaaaacactatttatttgtttgtttatgttAATGTAGAAGGgtatatttgttatttaaaaagaattttaatttaattaacacataaaacaaaaagttagcTTTTTTGGGATTATTTTTGGTAATCATTGTCAATTCGATCAAACTAGATTGattcaattgataaattattcatattaataattgaaaagttatagatttgaaatagataaaattattgtaaataataaaaaattattatgaattTGGTAATTACAAACATACAAAAATCATAAATCGTTAGCGGAATatgtgtaatttttaaaaatataaaggtAGATCTTAAAAGGGTAAAGAGAAAAACGGTAACAAATAAGGTTAATATTGGAAATTTGCTTAAATTcttcttaccttttttttttttttttttttttttttttttttttttttgtatggctATAGTTCATGACGTAAGATTCATTTTGCTCATTCGtgcctttttttaaaatatatatatatatatatatatgaaaataggAAATTAGTTGAATGCGATTTTAATtgggtatgtatatatatatagtttaagtaggtacttatttattattgaagggGGCCACAAGCTTAAGCTTAGTCCACTTCATGATTAGCAGCAATGTAGGATATTTAGTATTAGTTGCTATGTTGTTGTTACGTAATTAAAAGTACTgtaggtattattattattattgtcatcattattattactattattgatattatagaTGCTATtgtttcaacccaaaaaaaaaaaaaaaaaaaaaaaaaaaaaaagaaagaagaagaagaagaagaagaagaagaagaaggtactATGGATGTTATGGCAACTTGGCAATTGAAGTGGTTTAGGCCTTGCCCCCTGTCTTTTCTGCTAGAACAAACCAAATTGATGCTACAAAAGTGTTTATATTGTGTAATATTTTGACAtatactttattatttaattatttgtttcgATACTAAGATTAAGTGTATTTTTCAGAGGCTGAAGCTGTACCCTATTGCGTTGATGATATGTTATGTCCACTTAAGAACGAGATTTTTAGCATCAATTACGATTTGTTGGTAGCAAATTAGGTAATAATTAATGTGTTATAAGGATTCTAGATGTGAGAATTTCAGAGACTaggcattttctttttataattactTGTACGTATATAtggatgattttattattattatttttttgcatgaattagttaaataataataatgacttcCATTTTATAGTTGGtccattttaaaaatctttttctcAAGTACAATTTCATGATTTCACTTAATTAAAGGTGTACTGACACACGAAGAAGATTGTCCGTGCTTACCCTTCAGAATTAGTATTAATACGCATGAAATGTagattaattttaataacaaattatcTTTTGGAAGCATTTTAAAGTTCATGAATCTAATAGAAAGGCAATATGGGTAGAAAacggggggaaaaaaaaaaggataagcaATGGTAATTGGGATGAAGCTATGTTTTGCTTATGCTTTTTGTACATGCTAGTTTATCATCTTTTAGGAGACGTTTATTCAAAAGTTGTGATaaaacaagtatatatatataaaatattattttacgatataaatatttgcaccTTTTCTAATCTgtggatatttttaaaaatgataattttttgccgtcatttttataa comes from Ziziphus jujuba cultivar Dongzao chromosome 6, ASM3175591v1 and encodes:
- the LOC125419085 gene encoding cyclin-dependent protein kinase inhibitor SMR4; protein product: MDEECTTPKGRECRIPVVYVCPPPPKKKTACGTKRDPPKNGYFQPPDLDALFVIPTRRQACA